From Luteolibacter yonseiensis, the proteins below share one genomic window:
- a CDS encoding DUF1800 domain-containing protein translates to MKGIVGRIVVVLLAAAPVAGAVDENSNGQSDVWEMLFQFSGLPAAGDFDADGWSNAAESGAGTDPRSAASHPDMEMALVAGLPTVSWQGLKGKHYVLLASDSLTSFAPTGDVAAGTGGEMHFQLPPADGSGFFRMAISDVDSDGDLVSDWEEFALGFDPFREHTDRHPGTDAERVVAGLSATSTVSVSVYDDGCSERWPDPAVFVLRRADGLRPLKVDFTLGGTAVGDVDYQKSIAGTSVDFAAGQREAFVEIKPLPDALDAEPIETVTLTVNPGAAYTVGSANAATVSILNQPEGGGPYAKEAARFLIQAAFGPDQDAADDADHIPENVEEVMATGISGWIDEQLTRPVGHLVPMVRWQTEQQQAYINEETDIDPEIYNDRKQNAWWGRAMGLPKLRPDSTTTQLADPLRQRVGFALSQIFVISDRMERIGVQAEGMADFYDTLLDHSFGNYRNLLHDVSLHPCMGIYLSHMGNKKADPEAHTFPDENYAREVMQLFSIGLWMLNPDGSRQLDTNGQPVPTYNNATITELARVFTGLSFGRKNNGTDNDNFGEYEGDFTSLMKGFDEHHDLAPKTLLLGVTTPQRVADDGQATAADVDALMDNLFNHPNVGPFIGRQLIQRLVTSNPSPAYISRVTAAFNAAPRGDMGRTVKAILMDPEARDPARMDDPTYGKLREPFLRTVNVARAFNASSPDGWYYLDAFSLDHVQEPMKSPSVFNFYLPGYSPPGLLAQAGLVSPELQIVNASSGTTAPNYFWRILDGLHRWGASASKNVRLNIDQEMLLNVPAEAVDDPEPDVEPLDPDALIRRLDLVLTGGTLSPDSFQIIREALNRIGPGSGWDWPRNRLKLAIYLIVSSPEFSVQK, encoded by the coding sequence ATGAAAGGGATCGTTGGCAGGATTGTCGTCGTGTTGCTGGCCGCCGCTCCCGTCGCCGGAGCGGTGGACGAAAACAGCAACGGGCAGAGCGATGTCTGGGAAATGTTGTTCCAGTTCTCCGGGTTGCCCGCCGCCGGGGATTTCGATGCGGACGGATGGAGCAACGCCGCCGAGAGCGGTGCGGGCACTGATCCCAGGTCCGCCGCTTCCCATCCGGATATGGAAATGGCCCTGGTCGCGGGCCTGCCGACGGTTTCGTGGCAAGGATTGAAGGGAAAGCATTATGTCCTGCTCGCCTCGGACAGTCTGACGTCCTTTGCCCCGACGGGCGACGTGGCGGCAGGAACCGGCGGGGAAATGCATTTCCAACTGCCGCCGGCGGATGGGAGTGGATTTTTCCGCATGGCGATTTCGGATGTGGATTCCGATGGGGATTTGGTGAGCGATTGGGAGGAATTCGCACTGGGGTTCGACCCGTTCCGCGAACACACGGATCGTCATCCCGGGACGGATGCGGAGCGTGTCGTCGCCGGGCTTTCCGCCACCAGCACCGTCAGTGTCTCGGTCTATGACGACGGTTGCAGCGAGCGCTGGCCGGACCCCGCGGTATTCGTGCTGCGCCGTGCGGATGGTTTGAGGCCATTGAAGGTGGATTTCACCTTGGGCGGCACGGCGGTGGGGGATGTGGATTATCAGAAATCCATAGCCGGCACCTCGGTGGATTTCGCGGCGGGGCAGCGTGAGGCCTTTGTTGAAATCAAGCCCCTGCCAGATGCGCTGGACGCGGAACCAATCGAAACCGTGACGCTCACTGTCAATCCCGGTGCCGCCTATACCGTGGGATCCGCCAATGCGGCGACGGTCTCCATCCTGAACCAACCCGAGGGCGGCGGCCCCTACGCCAAGGAGGCTGCCAGGTTCCTCATCCAGGCGGCGTTCGGGCCGGATCAGGATGCGGCGGACGACGCGGATCATATCCCGGAAAATGTCGAGGAAGTCATGGCCACGGGCATCAGCGGCTGGATCGACGAACAGCTCACGCGACCCGTGGGGCATCTTGTGCCGATGGTCCGGTGGCAGACGGAACAGCAGCAGGCATATATCAATGAGGAAACGGACATTGATCCCGAGATCTACAATGACCGGAAGCAAAACGCCTGGTGGGGTCGGGCGATGGGGTTGCCGAAACTCCGTCCGGATTCCACCACCACCCAGCTTGCCGATCCCCTGCGGCAGCGCGTGGGCTTCGCGTTGAGCCAGATATTCGTAATCTCGGACCGCATGGAACGCATCGGCGTGCAGGCCGAGGGCATGGCGGATTTCTATGATACGCTGCTGGATCACAGTTTCGGCAATTATAGGAATCTCCTGCATGATGTCTCCCTGCACCCCTGCATGGGCATCTATCTGAGCCATATGGGAAACAAGAAGGCCGATCCCGAGGCCCACACGTTTCCGGACGAGAATTATGCCCGCGAGGTGATGCAGCTTTTCAGCATCGGCCTGTGGATGCTCAATCCCGACGGGTCCCGCCAGCTCGACACCAACGGCCAGCCGGTCCCGACCTATAACAACGCCACCATCACCGAACTCGCGCGGGTTTTCACCGGATTGAGTTTCGGCAGGAAAAACAACGGCACCGATAATGACAATTTCGGCGAATACGAAGGTGACTTCACCTCCTTGATGAAGGGCTTCGACGAACATCATGATCTCGCGCCGAAGACGCTTCTGCTGGGTGTCACCACTCCGCAGCGGGTGGCGGACGATGGCCAGGCGACCGCGGCAGATGTGGACGCGCTGATGGACAATCTTTTCAATCATCCGAACGTCGGACCCTTCATCGGACGCCAGCTCATCCAGCGGTTGGTGACCTCCAACCCGTCGCCCGCCTACATTTCACGGGTGACCGCCGCATTCAATGCCGCGCCACGGGGTGACATGGGGCGGACGGTGAAGGCCATCCTGATGGACCCGGAGGCCCGCGACCCCGCGAGGATGGACGATCCCACCTACGGAAAGCTCCGCGAGCCGTTCCTCCGCACGGTGAATGTCGCCCGCGCGTTCAACGCGTCTTCGCCGGACGGCTGGTATTATCTGGATGCCTTCTCGCTGGACCACGTGCAGGAGCCCATGAAGTCGCCGAGTGTCTTCAATTTCTATCTGCCCGGCTATTCACCGCCGGGATTGCTCGCGCAGGCCGGGCTGGTTTCGCCGGAACTGCAGATCGTGAACGCCTCTTCCGGCACCACCGCGCCCAACTACTTCTGGCGAATCCTGGACGGCCTGCACCGGTGGGGTGCGAGCGCGTCGAAGAACGTGAGGTTGAACATCGATCAGGAAATGCTCCTGAACGTCCCTGCGGAGGCCGTGGACGATCCGGAACCTGATGTGGAGCCGCTTGATCCGGATGCCCTCATCCGCCGCCTCGATCTCGTTCTGACTGGCGGCACTCTTTCTCCCGATAGTTTCCAAATCATCCGCGAGGCCCTGAACCGCATCGGGCCGGGAAGCGGTTGGGACTGGCCGAGAAACCGGCTGAAGCTCGCCATCTATCTGATTGTTTCGAGTCCCGAGTTCTCTGTACAGAAATGA